The nucleotide sequence GTGAGATACTACTATGACACAGTTATCATAATTTGCCAAAAAATTTTCTAGCCAAGCAATAGTTTCATAATCTAAATCATTGGTTGGCTCATCCATTATTAATAAATCTGGATTTCCAAATAGTGCTTGAGCTAATAATACTCTTACTTTTTGTTTTCCATCAATATCTTTCATTAAAGTATAGTGTAAATCTTCTTTAATCCCAAGATTTGATAACATTGCTGCAGCATCACTATCAGCATTCCATCCATTCATTTCTTCAAATTCTACCTGAAGCTCTCCTATTTTATCTGCATTCTCATCAGAATAATCAGCATAAAGCGCATCAATTTCAGATTTCACTTTAAATAAAGGTTTATTACCCATAATTACAGTTTCCAAAACTGTATGTTCATCATATAAATTATGATTCTGCTCTAAAACAGACATACGTCTTCCTGGTTCCAAGTGTACATGGCCAGAAGTAGGGTCTTGTTTTCCAGCTATTATTTTTAAAAATGTAGATTTTCCAGCACCATTAGCGCCAATAATTCCATAACAATTTCCATTGTTAAACGTTGTGTTTACTTCATCAAAAAGAACACGTTTTCCAAATTGCACTGATAAGTTAGAAACTGATAACATTTTTTAGTTTTTTAAATTTACTCAGATGATTTTACTCTATATAAATACGTTTTCGTGAACTTGCAAATCCATATATTTACTCCTTGACATAAACATTTTTGCAAGTTTGCCGCAAAAGTAGAAAAATGAAACCATACAACAAATAAAACCTACTGTTAATAATATTTAACAGCGCCTTAACAACACCTTTCACATCCAAAACATATTTTTGTCAATATAGGGTATTGCATAATATTTCTATCACAGCTTAATATTGTATGAGACAAACATTACTATTATTATTTATATTTTCATTACATTTTTCTTGTGACTCCAATGGTAAAACTTCTGGTGAAGCTTTTATTGGCGGGGAAATTGTAAATCCAAATAATGATTACCTCATTCTATATGATATTAATAAAGCAGTAGATACTTTATATTTAGATGAGAACAATCGTTTTTCTTATAATGTAAGTGATTTAAAATCTGGGTTACATTATTTTGCACATGGTGGTGAATCTCAAATAGTTTTATTAGAACCTCAAGATAGTGTATTGATTAGGCTTAACACGTTAGAATTTGACGAATCTCTAGTATTTTCTGGAAAGGGATCAAAAAAAAACAATTACCTTATTAGTTTGTTTATGACTCAAGAATCTGAGTTTAGGGATGTTTTTCAATACTCTAAACTGAATCCTAAAGTATTTCAATCAAAATTAGATTCTATTCGAAGTAAAAAATACACTAAACTTAATGCTTTTAATGAAAAGTATGATCCTAGTGATTTATTTAAAAAAATAACTAAAGCAAATATTGATTACAATTACTATAGAAATAAAGAATTATATTGTTCTTGGCATTTTGGGAATAATAAAATTATAGACCACAGTTTGCTTCCTAGCGATTTTTTTGATTTTAGAAAAGATGTAAATTATAATAACGAAGATTTAGAAGCTTTTTATCCTTATAGAAACTTCCTATTTCCTCATTTTAACAATTTAGCTAAAGACCGGTATTTTAAAAACAATAAAGGAGAGACAATTTTAAATAGAAGGAATATTGAGTATAATTTAATCAAATTACAATTAATGGATAGCTTAATTCAAAGTAAATCTATGAGAAACAGATTAATGAGAGATGTTACTCGTTCATTTTTATCGAATAGCTATTCTATTGAAGATTCTGAAGCAATGTACAATTCTTTTGTAGCAAAAAATACTAATGAGCGCTACGCCGATCAAATCAATGATCTTTATAACACACAAAAACGCTTACAACCTGGACGTCAACTTCCAGAAGTTGAAATTATAAATAGTAATAATGAGATGCTAACTATTAGTTCTGTTGCAAAAGAAAAGCCTACTGTTATTTATTTTTGGGAAAATGCAAACGCGAATCAATTTATAAATAGTCACGAAAAAGCAAATAGGTTTCGCAAAGAATATCCTAATGTGAATTTTATAGCTATTAACATCAGTCAAACTTCTAATTACAGTTGGAAACGAATATTAGCTCAGCATGATTATGAGTTAACCAATGAGTACAAGTTTAGAAATCCAAGAACGGCTAGACATATTTTAGCAGTAAATAGTGTTTCTAAAGTAATAGTTATAGATACAGATAATACAATCATTACTTCTAATACAAGTTTATTTCGTCAAGATATTTTAAATATTCTTAAAAAAATTAATTAGAAATTATTTTTATATAAATACAAAAAACTCTTCAATAAATTGAGGAGTTTTTTGCTATATATTAATAGGTTTTACTAATTCCCTTTTTTGTAATCTGCTAAAAACTTAGCTAAACCAATATCTGTAAGTGGGTGACGTAATAATCCTTCGATAGAACTCAAAGGTCCAGTCATTACGTCAGCACCAAGTTTAGCACAATCTATTACATGCATTGTATGACGAACTGAGGCAGCAAGAATCTGAGTTTCAAAACCATAATTATCATAAATCTGACGAATTTCTGCAATTAAATTTAATCCGTCTGTGGATATGTCATCCAAACGCCCAATAAAAGGAGATACATAAGTAGCACCAGCTTTAGCTGCTAGCAAAGCTTGCCCTGCAGAAAACACTAATGTTACGTTTGTTTTAATTCCTTTATCTTTAAAATATTTTGCAGCCTTTACACCATCTTTTATCATTGGTAATTTTACTACAATTTGAGGGTTTAATGCTGCTAATTCTTCTCCTTCTTTTACCATTCCTTCAAAGTCTGTTGAAATAACTTCGGCAGATACATCACCTTCAACAATATCACAGATAGCTTTATAATGATTTATAATGTTATCTTTTCCAGTAATCCCTTCTTTGGCCATTAATGATGGATTTGTAGTAACCCCATCAAGAACTCCAAGACCTTCTGCTTCTTTAATTTGCTCTAAGTTAGCTGTATCAATAAAAAATTTCATAAAATGTAGTTTAGTTGTATTGCGAAATTACAATATTGGATCATTTACTAAATAAAAACATATTAAATAATATTAACAGCTATAACTTATAATGTTTTAAAAGCATTTTCTCATATACTTTACTCGGTAAGATACGTTTTAATACAACTGAGAATTTCTGTAAAAACACTCCCACTTTATAATGGATCTTAGGATTTTTTGTATTTATAATTTTGTACACAACTTCTGCCATTAAATTTGGATTGCTACCACTATTAACATGGTTATCCATAAGCTTTAAAGTATTTCCATAAGGTATTTTATATGGTGAATCATCTTTTAAGGGTTCGTGATAACGACCAGCAGCAATATTAGTAGCAAAATCTCCTGGTGCAACATTAGTCATCTCAATATTAAAATTTTTAATCTCCATTCTAAATGCTTCAGTTATTAATTCTAAAGCACCCTTACTAGCACTATACACACCACGATATGGTAAACCCATATAACCTGCAATTGAAGTAATGTTTATAATTAAACCTGAATTCTGTTTACGCATTTGAGGCAAAACTGCTTTTATGACGTTAATTGGTCCAAAAAGATTTGTTTCAAAATTGCGTTTAATCTCAACTTCTGGAATTTCTTCAATAGGTCCTGTGATCCCAGCTCCTGCATTATTAATAACAATATCTAATCGCTCTTCAAATTTGATAACTTCTCTAACACAATTCTGTATACTTTCATTATTGCAAACATCTAAAGCAATAATTTTAAATTTACTATCAGGATAATTTTGAGGGTTTCTACTTGTTCCATAAACAGTTAATCCTTTTTTTATTAAATGCTCTCCTATAGATTTACCAATTCCGGAAGATCCTCCAGTTATTAAAACTACTTTAGACATAAATTACATTATGGTGTTATTACGATTTAAAAATACAATAAAATAAGTGAAGTTTTCATACACTTTTTCATCTTGGTTTTAGAGAATTTAGGGTACAAAAAAAGGCAAGCTACCTACATCACACCGCTACAACCGTCTACCTTTGCTGCGTTCCCGCCCTGGAGGATTAAACAGGAGCTGGTTGTGTAGGACTTGCCGGCTGCAAAGATACAATCTTTTAATAGTTTCACAATGATTTTTTTAAGTGAATTTAAATAAATAACTTGCTCAAAAAATTAATAAAACTTATGCGATTTTTTAAATTTCTAACAGTCATATTATTAACCTCAATATTCTTTTCTTGTGGAAGTAATTCTGCCAATAAAGTATTAAGTGATTTTTCGATCACAACAAACACTAAAGGAAATACACATACAATTAGTGCAGGCGAAACACTTACTATTTCTATAAATAATCCAAAAAACCATACTATAGAATCGATTGAATATACACTTAATGGAAAGAAAATTGAAAATAAGCTACCACTTAATAATATCAAATTAGGGAGGCAAATTATTGAAGCGACTGTTCATTATAATGGTCAAACACAAACAGCAAAGCAAACTGTAACTATATTAAGTAATATCACTCCTAAAATTTATAGTTTCAAAATTATAAATGAATATCCTCATGATATTACTTCCTTTACACAAGGCTTAGAGTTTTATAATGGTGATTTATATGAAGGAACTGGGCAACCTAAGGAATCTAAGCTTAGAAAAATAAATTATAAAACAGGTGAAGTTTTAAAAAACATTGATTTAGCAGATGAGTATTTTGGAGAAGGAATAACTGTTTTAAATAATAATATTTATCAATTAACTTGGAAACACAATATTGGTTTTATCTATGATGTTACTACATTCAAAAAGAAAAGTAGTTTTAAGTATAATCAAAGTAAAGAAGGCTGGGGGTTATGTAATGATGGTGATGTAATTTATAAAAGCGATGGTACTGAAAAAATTTGGATACTAGACCCAGAAACTTTAGTCGAAAAAGAATATATTGAAGCTTATACTAATAATGGTAGAGTAAATGAGCTCAACGAATTAGAATGGGTAAACGGTAAAATTTACGCGAACAGATGGCAGTTAGATGGGGTTGCAATTATTAACCCCATAAATGGTGCTGTAGAAGGTGTTATTGATTTTTCTTCGCTTAAAGAAAAAGTTACTCAACATGAAAATCTAGATGTCTTAAACGGTATTGCATACAATTCAGACACAAACACTCTTTTTGTAACAGGGAAATATTGGGATAAAATTTTTGAGGTTGAAGTTATAAAAAACTGAGTTTTATAACTTATTACATGAGAGCATACGAAATTCTTAAAATTGTTACTAAAGATGATTTAGATAATCTCAATCACGTTAACAATGTACGCTATGTACAATGGGTGCAAGATATTGCGGAACAGCATTGGTTTCATAATGCATTTAAAGAAATTAACATGCATTACTTTTGGGTAATGACTAGTCATTTTATTGAATATAAGGCATCTGCTATTTTAAACGATGAAATTAGATTAAAAACTTATGTCATCAAATCTGAAGGTGTTATATCTACTAGAATTGTAGAAATGTACAATAATGCAACAAATAGATTATTGGTAAAATCTGAAACCAAATGGTGTTTTATAGATATACAAACCAAACGTCCTACAAGAATACCTAAGGAAATTATAACATTATTTGATTAAATAAAAATGTGTAAAATATACTATTTCATCGTTTCTAAAGTTATATTTTTACAAAAATTGCAATAATTAAAAAATTGAAAAAATACTTATACTTTATTCTTTGTATTGGCATTATAACAATGTGGAGTTCCTGTAGAAATGATTTTGAATTCGATTTAAATACAGGTAACTTAGAATTTTCAAGAGATACTGTATTTTTAGATACCGTTTTTACTAATATAGGGTCCAGTACATTTACTCTTAAAGTATTTAATCGTAGTGATGATGATATTGTTATTCCTACATTACGTCTAGGAGAGGGACAAAATTCATTTTATCGTTTAAATGTATCTGGACGAACTGGTACAGGTTCAGTTTTAGGCAAAGAATTTGAGAATATAGAAATTTTTGCAAGAGATAGTATTTTTATTTTTATTGAAACAACCATAGATATAGAAGCTTTATCAGCTTCAGAAACTCAATTTTTATATACTGATGTCATTGAATTTGATTCTGGCACAAACCTACAAACTGTAGATTTAGTGACTTTAGTTAAAGATGCTGTTTTTATTTTTCCATCACGCTCTGTAGATCCAAATACTGGAGAAACAATTACTGAAACTTTAAATTTTGATGTTGATGGTGACGGTATTAATGATGAAACTACCATACAAGGGCGTTTTTTAACAAATAATGAGCTTACTTTCACTAACGAACGACCTTATGTTATTTTTGGGTTTGCAGCTGTAAATGAAAATCAAACATTAACTATAGATCCTGGGGCTCGAATACATTTTCATGCAGATTCAGGTATTTTAGTAACTAATGGAGCTTCTATTCAAGTAAATGGCGAGCCTAGTTTAGATCCAGATTTATTAGAAGGGGAAGTTATTTTTGAAGGAGATCGCTTAGAACCTAGTTTTTCTGAAATTCCAGGGCAATGGCAAACTATTTGGTTATTTGAAGGGAGTACTAACAATATGTTTAATCATACTACCATTAAAAATGCTACTGCTGGCATTTTAGTAGATGGCAATCAAACAGATATTACCAAGTTAAATATTACCAATAGTCAAATCTACAACTCTAGCAATTTTGGTATTTTAGCTCGCGCATCTAATGTAAATGGAGAAAATGTAGCCATAAATAATAGTGGGCAATCATCTTTTGCTGGTACTTTTGGAGGACGTTATAATTTTGCAAATTCTACTTTAGTAAATTATTGGACACGTA is from Flavobacteriaceae bacterium and encodes:
- the fsa gene encoding fructose-6-phosphate aldolase; the protein is MKFFIDTANLEQIKEAEGLGVLDGVTTNPSLMAKEGITGKDNIINHYKAICDIVEGDVSAEVISTDFEGMVKEGEELAALNPQIVVKLPMIKDGVKAAKYFKDKGIKTNVTLVFSAGQALLAAKAGATYVSPFIGRLDDISTDGLNLIAEIRQIYDNYGFETQILAASVRHTMHVIDCAKLGADVMTGPLSSIEGLLRHPLTDIGLAKFLADYKKGN
- a CDS encoding SDR family oxidoreductase, which encodes MSKVVLITGGSSGIGKSIGEHLIKKGLTVYGTSRNPQNYPDSKFKIIALDVCNNESIQNCVREVIKFEERLDIVINNAGAGITGPIEEIPEVEIKRNFETNLFGPINVIKAVLPQMRKQNSGLIINITSIAGYMGLPYRGVYSASKGALELITEAFRMEIKNFNIEMTNVAPGDFATNIAAGRYHEPLKDDSPYKIPYGNTLKLMDNHVNSGSNPNLMAEVVYKIINTKNPKIHYKVGVFLQKFSVVLKRILPSKVYEKMLLKHYKL
- a CDS encoding glutaminyl-peptide cyclotransferase, with the protein product MRFFKFLTVILLTSIFFSCGSNSANKVLSDFSITTNTKGNTHTISAGETLTISINNPKNHTIESIEYTLNGKKIENKLPLNNIKLGRQIIEATVHYNGQTQTAKQTVTILSNITPKIYSFKIINEYPHDITSFTQGLEFYNGDLYEGTGQPKESKLRKINYKTGEVLKNIDLADEYFGEGITVLNNNIYQLTWKHNIGFIYDVTTFKKKSSFKYNQSKEGWGLCNDGDVIYKSDGTEKIWILDPETLVEKEYIEAYTNNGRVNELNELEWVNGKIYANRWQLDGVAIINPINGAVEGVIDFSSLKEKVTQHENLDVLNGIAYNSDTNTLFVTGKYWDKIFEVEVIKN
- a CDS encoding acyl-CoA thioesterase, giving the protein MRAYEILKIVTKDDLDNLNHVNNVRYVQWVQDIAEQHWFHNAFKEINMHYFWVMTSHFIEYKASAILNDEIRLKTYVIKSEGVISTRIVEMYNNATNRLLVKSETKWCFIDIQTKRPTRIPKEIITLFD